One genomic window of Dama dama isolate Ldn47 chromosome 7, ASM3311817v1, whole genome shotgun sequence includes the following:
- the BNIP5 gene encoding protein BNIP5 isoform X2, giving the protein MILSLDDWSSSAMEPPRGPRKPLSWRRAKSLDRLQNTQKDSESWDCQGPSLPTGPFREGLCRAASDGTRCLKRPVQSAEAQDTTAAAPSPEETKDLLSEQRPLQDAKKDKAQRQAPQGWLRFVVNLFFRTGPEEPKEKTNKKAKGKEGPPEPAETPESPGEPAPRKKPHSKKASRKKHSQRKHGVEEAKGARDQEAEGQEAKAAEASCGEGADLGPAAREDIIIQKIVQLLQKVGDQWEEEHQALHSVVTRRNAGPVVKKKSQEKMSSLKRAFSFKKYGSEEPKRAGAAHVSSPEFRPPKRPNFLPLCVGGHRPSSSSLPGVEEPEVQEAPPTDGGEPSPFELCTPAESGGADEDLQQDRAAEFKEFIQKIIALLQDAEEQCGDKQLQVQEPEVAVENVAPACRKKSQERKSNFRKAFYRKHSSKDPKRVGAAGAASPDSRPPKKPSFLPLCVGGHWPSVSSNSDLEDLEFQGSPSTEGEPVGAPEAPSQARSHKSEAGPQLDGANESKEPIIQELVALLQEVDGQLGEQIKRHPSFKKFFYKPSVSSLRKLAATLRSQGAHATEPQRTYPFVFGLGNQCAGNNYHTVLSLTGLHYRRPSYGQFPYEEAQQCFTDMTEDEGGQPFRVHAPSWAH; this is encoded by the exons ATGATACTCTCCTTAGACGACTGGAGTAGTAG CGCAATGGAGCCTCCACGGGGCCCGAGGAAGCCTCTGTCCTGGAGGAGAGCCAAGTCTCTGGACAGGCTGCAGAACACCCAGAAGGATTCAGAGTCGTGGGACTGCCAGGGCCCTTCCCTGCCCACTGGCCCCTTCAGGGAAGGTCTTTGTCGGGCGgccagtgatgggaccagatgtctcAAGCGTCCAGTTCAGTCTGCGGAGGCTCAGGACACCACGGCTGCTGCCCCCAGCCCAGAAGAGACCAAGGACCTTCTCAGCGAGCAGAGGCCTCTGCAGGACGCCAAGAAGGACAAGGCCCAGCGGCAGGCCCCGCAGGGGTGGCTGAGGTTTGTGGTGAACTTATTCTTCAGGACAGGCCCTGAGGAGCCCAAGGAAAAGACCAACAAGAAGGCAAAGGGGAAGGAGGGGCCCCCCGAGCCCGCAGAAACCCCCGAGAGCCCGGGCGAGCCAGCTCCCAGGAAGAAGCCCCACAGTAAGAAGGCCAGCCGCAAGAAACACAGTCAAAGGAAACACGGCGTGGAGGAGGCCAAGGGGGCCCGAGATCAGGAGGCCGAAGGCCAAGAGGCCAAGGCGGCTGAGGCCTCATGTGGTGAGGGGGCTGACCTGGGCCCAGCAGCCAGGG AGGATATCATCATCCAGAAGATAGTGCAGCTGCTCCAAAAAGTGGGAGACCAGTGGGAGGAAGAG CATCAAGCCCTTCACTCTGTGGTGACCCGACGAAACGCAGGACCGGTTGTCAAGAAGAAATCCCAAGAGAAAATGTCTAGCCTCAAGAGAgccttttcttttaagaaatatgGTTCCGAGGAACCCAAGAGAGCAGGGGCCGCCCATGTTTCCAGCCCAGAGTTCCGGCCgcccaagaggcccaactttctgCCCCTGTGTGTGGGTGGCCATCGGCCCTCCAGCTCCAGCCTCCCCG GTGTGGAAGAACCTGAAGTCCAAGAGGCTCCACCTACAGATGGAGGAGAGCCAAGTCCCTTTGAGCTTTGCACCCCAGCAGAAAGTGGGGGAGCCGACGAGGACCTGCAGCAGGACAGAGCTGCAGAATTCA aaGAATTCATCCAGAAGATCATTGCTCTACTCCAAGATGCAGAGGAGCAGTGCGGAGACAAG CAACTTCAAGTACAGGAGCCAGAGGTGGCTGTAGAAAACGTGGCCCCAGCCTGCAGGAAGAAAAGCCAAGAGAGAAAGTCCAACTTCAGAAAAGCCTTCTATAGAAAACACAGCTCCAAAGACCCCAAGAGGGTGGGGGCTGCAGGTGCTGCCAGCCCAGACTCCCGGCCACCCAAGAAGCCCAGCTTTCTGCCCCTGTGTGTCGGTGGCCATTGGCCCTCCGTCTCCAGCAACTCTG ATCTAGAGGATCTCGAATTCCAGGGGTCCCCATCCACAGAAGGGGAGCCAGTTGGAGCCCCAGAAGCACCCTCCCAGGCCAGAAGCCACAAGTCAGAAGCAGGACCTCAGCTGGATGGAGCGAATGAATCCA AGGAGCCGATCATCCAAGAGTTGGTGGCCCTTCTCCAAGAAGTGGATGGCCAGTTGGGAGAGCAG ATCAAGCGACACCCCagttttaagaaatttttctACAAGCCCTCAGTCTCTTCCCTCAGAAAGCTGGCAGCCACACTGCGCAGCCAAGGAGCCCACGCCACCGAGCCCCAGAGAACCTACCCATTCGTCTTTGGCTTGGGAAACCAATGTGCTGGCAACAATTACCACACCGTCCTCAGTCTCACAGGCCTACACTACAGGAGACCCAGTTATGGCCAGTTCCCGTACGAGGAGGCCCAGCAG TGCttcacagacatgactgaagacgaGGGTGGACAGCCATTCCGTGTCCATGCACCATCGTGGGCTCACTGA
- the BNIP5 gene encoding protein BNIP5 isoform X6 encodes MILSLDDWSSSAMEPPRGPRKPLSWRRAKSLDRLQNTQKDSESWDCQGPSLPTGPFREGLCRAASDGTRCLKRPVQSAEAQDTTAAAPSPEETKDLLSEQRPLQDAKKDKAQRQAPQGWLRFVVNLFFRTGPEEPKEKTNKKAKGKEGPPEPAETPESPGEPAPRKKPHSKKASRKKHSQRKHGVEEAKGARDQEAEGQEAKAAEASCEDIIIQKIVQLLQKVGDQWEEEHQALHSVVTRRNAGPVVKKKSQEKMSSLKRAFSFKKYGSEEPKRAGAAHVSSPEFRPPKRPNFLPLCVGGHRPSSSSLPGVEEPEVQEAPPTDGGEPSPFELCTPAESGGADEDLQQDRAAEFKEFIQKIIALLQDAEEQCGDKQLQVQEPEVAVENVAPACRKKSQERKSNFRKAFYRKHSSKDPKRVGAAGAASPDSRPPKKPSFLPLCVGGHWPSVSSNSDLEDLEFQGSPSTEGEPVGAPEAPSQARSHKSEAGPQLDGANESKEPIIQELVALLQEVDGQLGEQIKRHPSFKKFFYKPSVSSLRKLAATLRSQGAHATEPQRTYPFVFGLGNQCAGNNYHTVLSLTGLHYRRPSYGQFPYEEAQQCFTDMTEDEGGQPFRVHAPSWAH; translated from the exons ATGATACTCTCCTTAGACGACTGGAGTAGTAG CGCAATGGAGCCTCCACGGGGCCCGAGGAAGCCTCTGTCCTGGAGGAGAGCCAAGTCTCTGGACAGGCTGCAGAACACCCAGAAGGATTCAGAGTCGTGGGACTGCCAGGGCCCTTCCCTGCCCACTGGCCCCTTCAGGGAAGGTCTTTGTCGGGCGgccagtgatgggaccagatgtctcAAGCGTCCAGTTCAGTCTGCGGAGGCTCAGGACACCACGGCTGCTGCCCCCAGCCCAGAAGAGACCAAGGACCTTCTCAGCGAGCAGAGGCCTCTGCAGGACGCCAAGAAGGACAAGGCCCAGCGGCAGGCCCCGCAGGGGTGGCTGAGGTTTGTGGTGAACTTATTCTTCAGGACAGGCCCTGAGGAGCCCAAGGAAAAGACCAACAAGAAGGCAAAGGGGAAGGAGGGGCCCCCCGAGCCCGCAGAAACCCCCGAGAGCCCGGGCGAGCCAGCTCCCAGGAAGAAGCCCCACAGTAAGAAGGCCAGCCGCAAGAAACACAGTCAAAGGAAACACGGCGTGGAGGAGGCCAAGGGGGCCCGAGATCAGGAGGCCGAAGGCCAAGAGGCCAAGGCGGCTGAGGCCTCATGTG AGGATATCATCATCCAGAAGATAGTGCAGCTGCTCCAAAAAGTGGGAGACCAGTGGGAGGAAGAG CATCAAGCCCTTCACTCTGTGGTGACCCGACGAAACGCAGGACCGGTTGTCAAGAAGAAATCCCAAGAGAAAATGTCTAGCCTCAAGAGAgccttttcttttaagaaatatgGTTCCGAGGAACCCAAGAGAGCAGGGGCCGCCCATGTTTCCAGCCCAGAGTTCCGGCCgcccaagaggcccaactttctgCCCCTGTGTGTGGGTGGCCATCGGCCCTCCAGCTCCAGCCTCCCCG GTGTGGAAGAACCTGAAGTCCAAGAGGCTCCACCTACAGATGGAGGAGAGCCAAGTCCCTTTGAGCTTTGCACCCCAGCAGAAAGTGGGGGAGCCGACGAGGACCTGCAGCAGGACAGAGCTGCAGAATTCA aaGAATTCATCCAGAAGATCATTGCTCTACTCCAAGATGCAGAGGAGCAGTGCGGAGACAAG CAACTTCAAGTACAGGAGCCAGAGGTGGCTGTAGAAAACGTGGCCCCAGCCTGCAGGAAGAAAAGCCAAGAGAGAAAGTCCAACTTCAGAAAAGCCTTCTATAGAAAACACAGCTCCAAAGACCCCAAGAGGGTGGGGGCTGCAGGTGCTGCCAGCCCAGACTCCCGGCCACCCAAGAAGCCCAGCTTTCTGCCCCTGTGTGTCGGTGGCCATTGGCCCTCCGTCTCCAGCAACTCTG ATCTAGAGGATCTCGAATTCCAGGGGTCCCCATCCACAGAAGGGGAGCCAGTTGGAGCCCCAGAAGCACCCTCCCAGGCCAGAAGCCACAAGTCAGAAGCAGGACCTCAGCTGGATGGAGCGAATGAATCCA AGGAGCCGATCATCCAAGAGTTGGTGGCCCTTCTCCAAGAAGTGGATGGCCAGTTGGGAGAGCAG ATCAAGCGACACCCCagttttaagaaatttttctACAAGCCCTCAGTCTCTTCCCTCAGAAAGCTGGCAGCCACACTGCGCAGCCAAGGAGCCCACGCCACCGAGCCCCAGAGAACCTACCCATTCGTCTTTGGCTTGGGAAACCAATGTGCTGGCAACAATTACCACACCGTCCTCAGTCTCACAGGCCTACACTACAGGAGACCCAGTTATGGCCAGTTCCCGTACGAGGAGGCCCAGCAG TGCttcacagacatgactgaagacgaGGGTGGACAGCCATTCCGTGTCCATGCACCATCGTGGGCTCACTGA
- the BNIP5 gene encoding protein BNIP5 isoform X4: protein MILSLDDWSSSAMEPPRGPRKPLSWRRAKSLDRLQNTQKDSESWDCQGPSLPTGPFREGLCRAASDGTRCLKRPVQSAEAQDTTAAAPSPEETKDLLSEQRPLQDAKKDKAQRQAPQGWLRFVVNLFFRTGPEEPKEKTNKKAKGKEGPPEPAETPESPGEPAPRKKPHSKKASRKKHSQRKHGVEEAKGARDQEAEGQEAKAAEASCEDIIIQKIVQLLQKVGDQWEEEQHQALHSVVTRRNAGPVVKKKSQEKMSSLKRAFSFKKYGSEEPKRAGAAHVSSPEFRPPKRPNFLPLCVGGHRPSSSSLPGVEEPEVQEAPPTDGGEPSPFELCTPAESGGADEDLQQDRAAEFKEFIQKIIALLQDAEEQCGDKQLQVQEPEVAVENVAPACRKKSQERKSNFRKAFYRKHSSKDPKRVGAAGAASPDSRPPKKPSFLPLCVGGHWPSVSSNSDLEDLEFQGSPSTEGEPVGAPEAPSQARSHKSEAGPQLDGANESKEPIIQELVALLQEVDGQLGEQIKRHPSFKKFFYKPSVSSLRKLAATLRSQGAHATEPQRTYPFVFGLGNQCAGNNYHTVLSLTGLHYRRPSYGQFPYEEAQQCFTDMTEDEGGQPFRVHAPSWAH from the exons ATGATACTCTCCTTAGACGACTGGAGTAGTAG CGCAATGGAGCCTCCACGGGGCCCGAGGAAGCCTCTGTCCTGGAGGAGAGCCAAGTCTCTGGACAGGCTGCAGAACACCCAGAAGGATTCAGAGTCGTGGGACTGCCAGGGCCCTTCCCTGCCCACTGGCCCCTTCAGGGAAGGTCTTTGTCGGGCGgccagtgatgggaccagatgtctcAAGCGTCCAGTTCAGTCTGCGGAGGCTCAGGACACCACGGCTGCTGCCCCCAGCCCAGAAGAGACCAAGGACCTTCTCAGCGAGCAGAGGCCTCTGCAGGACGCCAAGAAGGACAAGGCCCAGCGGCAGGCCCCGCAGGGGTGGCTGAGGTTTGTGGTGAACTTATTCTTCAGGACAGGCCCTGAGGAGCCCAAGGAAAAGACCAACAAGAAGGCAAAGGGGAAGGAGGGGCCCCCCGAGCCCGCAGAAACCCCCGAGAGCCCGGGCGAGCCAGCTCCCAGGAAGAAGCCCCACAGTAAGAAGGCCAGCCGCAAGAAACACAGTCAAAGGAAACACGGCGTGGAGGAGGCCAAGGGGGCCCGAGATCAGGAGGCCGAAGGCCAAGAGGCCAAGGCGGCTGAGGCCTCATGTG AGGATATCATCATCCAGAAGATAGTGCAGCTGCTCCAAAAAGTGGGAGACCAGTGGGAGGAAGAG CAGCATCAAGCCCTTCACTCTGTGGTGACCCGACGAAACGCAGGACCGGTTGTCAAGAAGAAATCCCAAGAGAAAATGTCTAGCCTCAAGAGAgccttttcttttaagaaatatgGTTCCGAGGAACCCAAGAGAGCAGGGGCCGCCCATGTTTCCAGCCCAGAGTTCCGGCCgcccaagaggcccaactttctgCCCCTGTGTGTGGGTGGCCATCGGCCCTCCAGCTCCAGCCTCCCCG GTGTGGAAGAACCTGAAGTCCAAGAGGCTCCACCTACAGATGGAGGAGAGCCAAGTCCCTTTGAGCTTTGCACCCCAGCAGAAAGTGGGGGAGCCGACGAGGACCTGCAGCAGGACAGAGCTGCAGAATTCA aaGAATTCATCCAGAAGATCATTGCTCTACTCCAAGATGCAGAGGAGCAGTGCGGAGACAAG CAACTTCAAGTACAGGAGCCAGAGGTGGCTGTAGAAAACGTGGCCCCAGCCTGCAGGAAGAAAAGCCAAGAGAGAAAGTCCAACTTCAGAAAAGCCTTCTATAGAAAACACAGCTCCAAAGACCCCAAGAGGGTGGGGGCTGCAGGTGCTGCCAGCCCAGACTCCCGGCCACCCAAGAAGCCCAGCTTTCTGCCCCTGTGTGTCGGTGGCCATTGGCCCTCCGTCTCCAGCAACTCTG ATCTAGAGGATCTCGAATTCCAGGGGTCCCCATCCACAGAAGGGGAGCCAGTTGGAGCCCCAGAAGCACCCTCCCAGGCCAGAAGCCACAAGTCAGAAGCAGGACCTCAGCTGGATGGAGCGAATGAATCCA AGGAGCCGATCATCCAAGAGTTGGTGGCCCTTCTCCAAGAAGTGGATGGCCAGTTGGGAGAGCAG ATCAAGCGACACCCCagttttaagaaatttttctACAAGCCCTCAGTCTCTTCCCTCAGAAAGCTGGCAGCCACACTGCGCAGCCAAGGAGCCCACGCCACCGAGCCCCAGAGAACCTACCCATTCGTCTTTGGCTTGGGAAACCAATGTGCTGGCAACAATTACCACACCGTCCTCAGTCTCACAGGCCTACACTACAGGAGACCCAGTTATGGCCAGTTCCCGTACGAGGAGGCCCAGCAG TGCttcacagacatgactgaagacgaGGGTGGACAGCCATTCCGTGTCCATGCACCATCGTGGGCTCACTGA
- the BNIP5 gene encoding protein BNIP5 isoform X1 produces MILSLDDWSSSAMEPPRGPRKPLSWRRAKSLDRLQNTQKDSESWDCQGPSLPTGPFREGLCRAASDGTRCLKRPVQSAEAQDTTAAAPSPEETKDLLSEQRPLQDAKKDKAQRQAPQGWLRFVVNLFFRTGPEEPKEKTNKKAKGKEGPPEPAETPESPGEPAPRKKPHSKKASRKKHSQRKHGVEEAKGARDQEAEGQEAKAAEASCGEGADLGPAAREDIIIQKIVQLLQKVGDQWEEEQHQALHSVVTRRNAGPVVKKKSQEKMSSLKRAFSFKKYGSEEPKRAGAAHVSSPEFRPPKRPNFLPLCVGGHRPSSSSLPGVEEPEVQEAPPTDGGEPSPFELCTPAESGGADEDLQQDRAAEFKEFIQKIIALLQDAEEQCGDKQLQVQEPEVAVENVAPACRKKSQERKSNFRKAFYRKHSSKDPKRVGAAGAASPDSRPPKKPSFLPLCVGGHWPSVSSNSDLEDLEFQGSPSTEGEPVGAPEAPSQARSHKSEAGPQLDGANESKEPIIQELVALLQEVDGQLGEQIKRHPSFKKFFYKPSVSSLRKLAATLRSQGAHATEPQRTYPFVFGLGNQCAGNNYHTVLSLTGLHYRRPSYGQFPYEEAQQCFTDMTEDEGGQPFRVHAPSWAH; encoded by the exons ATGATACTCTCCTTAGACGACTGGAGTAGTAG CGCAATGGAGCCTCCACGGGGCCCGAGGAAGCCTCTGTCCTGGAGGAGAGCCAAGTCTCTGGACAGGCTGCAGAACACCCAGAAGGATTCAGAGTCGTGGGACTGCCAGGGCCCTTCCCTGCCCACTGGCCCCTTCAGGGAAGGTCTTTGTCGGGCGgccagtgatgggaccagatgtctcAAGCGTCCAGTTCAGTCTGCGGAGGCTCAGGACACCACGGCTGCTGCCCCCAGCCCAGAAGAGACCAAGGACCTTCTCAGCGAGCAGAGGCCTCTGCAGGACGCCAAGAAGGACAAGGCCCAGCGGCAGGCCCCGCAGGGGTGGCTGAGGTTTGTGGTGAACTTATTCTTCAGGACAGGCCCTGAGGAGCCCAAGGAAAAGACCAACAAGAAGGCAAAGGGGAAGGAGGGGCCCCCCGAGCCCGCAGAAACCCCCGAGAGCCCGGGCGAGCCAGCTCCCAGGAAGAAGCCCCACAGTAAGAAGGCCAGCCGCAAGAAACACAGTCAAAGGAAACACGGCGTGGAGGAGGCCAAGGGGGCCCGAGATCAGGAGGCCGAAGGCCAAGAGGCCAAGGCGGCTGAGGCCTCATGTGGTGAGGGGGCTGACCTGGGCCCAGCAGCCAGGG AGGATATCATCATCCAGAAGATAGTGCAGCTGCTCCAAAAAGTGGGAGACCAGTGGGAGGAAGAG CAGCATCAAGCCCTTCACTCTGTGGTGACCCGACGAAACGCAGGACCGGTTGTCAAGAAGAAATCCCAAGAGAAAATGTCTAGCCTCAAGAGAgccttttcttttaagaaatatgGTTCCGAGGAACCCAAGAGAGCAGGGGCCGCCCATGTTTCCAGCCCAGAGTTCCGGCCgcccaagaggcccaactttctgCCCCTGTGTGTGGGTGGCCATCGGCCCTCCAGCTCCAGCCTCCCCG GTGTGGAAGAACCTGAAGTCCAAGAGGCTCCACCTACAGATGGAGGAGAGCCAAGTCCCTTTGAGCTTTGCACCCCAGCAGAAAGTGGGGGAGCCGACGAGGACCTGCAGCAGGACAGAGCTGCAGAATTCA aaGAATTCATCCAGAAGATCATTGCTCTACTCCAAGATGCAGAGGAGCAGTGCGGAGACAAG CAACTTCAAGTACAGGAGCCAGAGGTGGCTGTAGAAAACGTGGCCCCAGCCTGCAGGAAGAAAAGCCAAGAGAGAAAGTCCAACTTCAGAAAAGCCTTCTATAGAAAACACAGCTCCAAAGACCCCAAGAGGGTGGGGGCTGCAGGTGCTGCCAGCCCAGACTCCCGGCCACCCAAGAAGCCCAGCTTTCTGCCCCTGTGTGTCGGTGGCCATTGGCCCTCCGTCTCCAGCAACTCTG ATCTAGAGGATCTCGAATTCCAGGGGTCCCCATCCACAGAAGGGGAGCCAGTTGGAGCCCCAGAAGCACCCTCCCAGGCCAGAAGCCACAAGTCAGAAGCAGGACCTCAGCTGGATGGAGCGAATGAATCCA AGGAGCCGATCATCCAAGAGTTGGTGGCCCTTCTCCAAGAAGTGGATGGCCAGTTGGGAGAGCAG ATCAAGCGACACCCCagttttaagaaatttttctACAAGCCCTCAGTCTCTTCCCTCAGAAAGCTGGCAGCCACACTGCGCAGCCAAGGAGCCCACGCCACCGAGCCCCAGAGAACCTACCCATTCGTCTTTGGCTTGGGAAACCAATGTGCTGGCAACAATTACCACACCGTCCTCAGTCTCACAGGCCTACACTACAGGAGACCCAGTTATGGCCAGTTCCCGTACGAGGAGGCCCAGCAG TGCttcacagacatgactgaagacgaGGGTGGACAGCCATTCCGTGTCCATGCACCATCGTGGGCTCACTGA
- the BNIP5 gene encoding protein BNIP5 isoform X7, which translates to MILSLDDWSSSAMEPPRGPRKPLSWRRAKSLDRLQNTQKDSESWDCQGPSLPTGPFREGLCRAASDGTRCLKRPVQSAEAQDTTAAAPSPEETKDLLSEQRPLQDAKKDKAQRQAPQGWLRFVVNLFFRTGPEEPKEKTNKKAKGKEGPPEPAETPESPGEPAPRKKPHSKKASRKKHSQRKHGVEEAKGARDQEAEGQEAKAAEASCGEGADLGPAAREDIIIQKIVQLLQKVGDQWEEEQHQALHSVVTRRNAGPVVKKKSQEKMSSLKRAFSFKKYGSEEPKRAGAAHVSSPEFRPPKRPNFLPLCVGGHRPSSSSLPGVEEPEVQEAPPTDGGEPSPFELCTPAESGGADEDLQQDRAAEFKEFIQKIIALLQDAEEQCGDKQLQVQEPEVAVENVAPACRKKSQERKSNFRKAFYRKHSSKDPKRVGAAGAASPDSRPPKKPSFLPLCVGGHWPSVSSNSEEPIIQELVALLQEVDGQLGEQIKRHPSFKKFFYKPSVSSLRKLAATLRSQGAHATEPQRTYPFVFGLGNQCAGNNYHTVLSLTGLHYRRPSYGQFPYEEAQQCFTDMTEDEGGQPFRVHAPSWAH; encoded by the exons ATGATACTCTCCTTAGACGACTGGAGTAGTAG CGCAATGGAGCCTCCACGGGGCCCGAGGAAGCCTCTGTCCTGGAGGAGAGCCAAGTCTCTGGACAGGCTGCAGAACACCCAGAAGGATTCAGAGTCGTGGGACTGCCAGGGCCCTTCCCTGCCCACTGGCCCCTTCAGGGAAGGTCTTTGTCGGGCGgccagtgatgggaccagatgtctcAAGCGTCCAGTTCAGTCTGCGGAGGCTCAGGACACCACGGCTGCTGCCCCCAGCCCAGAAGAGACCAAGGACCTTCTCAGCGAGCAGAGGCCTCTGCAGGACGCCAAGAAGGACAAGGCCCAGCGGCAGGCCCCGCAGGGGTGGCTGAGGTTTGTGGTGAACTTATTCTTCAGGACAGGCCCTGAGGAGCCCAAGGAAAAGACCAACAAGAAGGCAAAGGGGAAGGAGGGGCCCCCCGAGCCCGCAGAAACCCCCGAGAGCCCGGGCGAGCCAGCTCCCAGGAAGAAGCCCCACAGTAAGAAGGCCAGCCGCAAGAAACACAGTCAAAGGAAACACGGCGTGGAGGAGGCCAAGGGGGCCCGAGATCAGGAGGCCGAAGGCCAAGAGGCCAAGGCGGCTGAGGCCTCATGTGGTGAGGGGGCTGACCTGGGCCCAGCAGCCAGGG AGGATATCATCATCCAGAAGATAGTGCAGCTGCTCCAAAAAGTGGGAGACCAGTGGGAGGAAGAG CAGCATCAAGCCCTTCACTCTGTGGTGACCCGACGAAACGCAGGACCGGTTGTCAAGAAGAAATCCCAAGAGAAAATGTCTAGCCTCAAGAGAgccttttcttttaagaaatatgGTTCCGAGGAACCCAAGAGAGCAGGGGCCGCCCATGTTTCCAGCCCAGAGTTCCGGCCgcccaagaggcccaactttctgCCCCTGTGTGTGGGTGGCCATCGGCCCTCCAGCTCCAGCCTCCCCG GTGTGGAAGAACCTGAAGTCCAAGAGGCTCCACCTACAGATGGAGGAGAGCCAAGTCCCTTTGAGCTTTGCACCCCAGCAGAAAGTGGGGGAGCCGACGAGGACCTGCAGCAGGACAGAGCTGCAGAATTCA aaGAATTCATCCAGAAGATCATTGCTCTACTCCAAGATGCAGAGGAGCAGTGCGGAGACAAG CAACTTCAAGTACAGGAGCCAGAGGTGGCTGTAGAAAACGTGGCCCCAGCCTGCAGGAAGAAAAGCCAAGAGAGAAAGTCCAACTTCAGAAAAGCCTTCTATAGAAAACACAGCTCCAAAGACCCCAAGAGGGTGGGGGCTGCAGGTGCTGCCAGCCCAGACTCCCGGCCACCCAAGAAGCCCAGCTTTCTGCCCCTGTGTGTCGGTGGCCATTGGCCCTCCGTCTCCAGCAACTCTG AGGAGCCGATCATCCAAGAGTTGGTGGCCCTTCTCCAAGAAGTGGATGGCCAGTTGGGAGAGCAG ATCAAGCGACACCCCagttttaagaaatttttctACAAGCCCTCAGTCTCTTCCCTCAGAAAGCTGGCAGCCACACTGCGCAGCCAAGGAGCCCACGCCACCGAGCCCCAGAGAACCTACCCATTCGTCTTTGGCTTGGGAAACCAATGTGCTGGCAACAATTACCACACCGTCCTCAGTCTCACAGGCCTACACTACAGGAGACCCAGTTATGGCCAGTTCCCGTACGAGGAGGCCCAGCAG TGCttcacagacatgactgaagacgaGGGTGGACAGCCATTCCGTGTCCATGCACCATCGTGGGCTCACTGA